Proteins from a genomic interval of Crassostrea angulata isolate pt1a10 chromosome 7, ASM2561291v2, whole genome shotgun sequence:
- the LOC128155845 gene encoding probable G-protein coupled receptor 158 translates to MDLCGFVWKNIYYVPLLVELMLFNVLHLTGGETIQSRDSRKNTVYVPFTGKSNSSEDGQVPFSPISIQSSLALHYIDSVIKNPSKNCLYNRSAVTLDSYKLNIVNSSFCKLYKSHAKQVVWIARALTGLLKDHNTIKVANQINFHKKILYELLKSTFFDNTQIAGSGIAFDNDTFLYMAKSDSDNPTGFQNLSNKYNFTDAGFYSIPAKRNYTEVWNQRNESFDNMNIPPLDVQDGYWTDPYFDCMNLEKWIITYSVPFFHRPREKAVFSGVIMIDIDINQSDVNQCASDQQLFSESNKCLPETTQCVHIPGGGLRAGSYKCVCQKGFYFPDKNSTTKSFPGSELEQAFLNFWNNKTNFSNVEYQCLPCPRGCENCVDDTRCMAEYNVLLRGIPLGIQSFCITVTIVIGIVVLRLRKSKVMVASMWILLEMVLIGAVLLYATIIIQYFEPTTTICIMIPWFREMGFAVVYGSLVLKVYRLLSEFQSRKAHRVHVRDKDLLKYLCCVIIVVLGYMSAWTTVTYDHIDNGEVILEYGFTKDKLKYVVCKSGWWEYVVEIAELLFLLFGIYLCYRVRSAPSDFAEGTYITAAICYEAVISIVFYVLRHVYWTDLHPDYLFLMSFVRCQLTVTITLLLVFGPKLLYAHRPPDDHHPRNRAYSSSDVQENMSPESMKLNVGISSNGDVDVAEISLADMDPEDIRAELKRLYTQLQVYKTRIMRKDNPHISKRRGGRKQTHRRFSIQPFHLKSRHERNCPVEHEHEISKTPEESTNSAEMSIFEPGIKEENLEKEKDNKKEHCTVTFKMR, encoded by the exons ATGGATTTGTGCGGGTTCGTCTGGAAGAATATATATTACGTTCCGCTTCTGGTGGAGCTAATGTTATTCAATGTCCTTCACCTCACTGGGGGAGAAACGATTCAGAGTAGGGACTCAAGGAAAAATACAGTTTATGTGCCATTTACAGGCAAGTCCAATTCATCGGAAGATGGGCAAGTGCCGTTTAGTCCAATTTCCATACAATCCTCTCTAGCTTTGCATTATATAGATTCTGTGATTAAAAATCCTAGTAAAAACTGTCTATATAACAGGTCGGCCGTAACGTTGGATTCATACAAGTTAAATATAGTGAACTCGTCTTTCTGCAAATTGTACAAGTCTCATGCAAAACAGGTTGTGTGGATAGCTAGAGCGTTGACTGGATTACTTAAAGACCACAACACAATAAAAGTAGCAAATCAGATcaactttcataaaaaaattttgtatgaattattaaaatcaactttCTTTGACAATACTCAGATAGCAGGAAGCGGTATTGCTTTTGACAACGACACATTTCTCTACATGGCAAAGTCTGACTCTGATAATCCTACAGGCTTTCAGAACTTGTCTAACAAGTATAACTTTACAGACGCTGGATTCTACTCGATTCCTGCAAAAAGAAATTACACCGAGGTGTGGAACCAGAGAAACGAGAGCTTTGACAATATGAATATCCCTCCGCTAGATGTTCAGGATGGGTATTGGACCGATCCTTATTTTGATTGCATGAACCTAGAAAAATGGATTATCACGTATTCGGTGCCTTTCTTTCACCGACCAAGAGAAAAAGCAGTTTTCAG TGGAGTTATAATGATTGACATTGACATTAACCAATCAGATGTGAACCAATGTGCAAGTGACCAACAGCTTTTTTCCGAGTCAAACAAATGTTTGCCGGAAACGACACAA TGTGTTCATATCCCTGGTGGGGGATTAAGAGCAGGGAGCTATAAATGCGTGTGTCAAAAGGGATTTTATTTTCCGGACAAAAATAGCACCACTAAGTCTTTTCCTGGATCCGAGTTAGAGCAAGCTTTCTTGAATTTCTGGAACAACAAGACCAACTTTTCCAACGTTGAGTATCAGTGTCTTCCATGTCCACGAGGCTGTGAAAACTGTGTCGACGACACGCGATGCATGGCGGAATATAACGTGTTATTACGGGGAATACCGCTAGGGATTCAAAGTTTTTGTATAACAGTGACAATCGTGATTGGGATCGTTGTGTTACGACTCCGGAAATCAAAG GTGATGGTAGCAAGCATGTGGATCCTTCTGGAGATGGTGCTTATTGGCGCTGTCTTATTGTACGCTACG ATAATAATACAGTACTTTGAGCCTACGACGACCATCTGCATCATGATTCCGTGGTTCAGAGAGATGGGCTTCGCAGTGGTGTACGGATCGCTCGTTCTCAAAGTATACAG GCTTTTATCAGAGTTCCAGTCAAGAAAAGCCCATCGTGTGCACGTTCGAGACAAAGACTTACTCAAATATCTGTGTTGTGTGATAATAGTTGTGTTAGGGTATATGTCCGCCTGGACAACAGTGACCTACGACCATATAGATAACGGAGAAGTTATATTAGAATACGGTTTTACCaaagacaaattaaaatatgttgtgtGCAAATCTGGCTGGTGGGAGTATGTGGTAGAAATAG CCGAGTTGCTGTTTTTACTGTTCGGCATCTATCTGTGTTACCGGGTGCGATCAGCGCCGTCAGACTTCGCAGAAGGTACCTACATCACAGCAGCTATCTGTTACGAAGCAGTCATCTCCATTGTCTTCTATGTTCTCAG ACACGTGTACTGGACAGACCTGCATCCCGACTACCTTTTCCTTATGTCCTTTGTTCGGTGTCAGCTTACAGTGACGATCACGCTGTTGCTTGTATTTGGACCAAAG TTACTGTACGCTCATCGACCTCCCGATGACCACCACCCCAGGAACCGAGCTTACTCCTCCTCGGACGTACAGGAAAACATGTCCCCGGAGTCCATGAAGCTCAATGTGGGCATCAGCTCCAATGGCGACGTGGACGTGGCGGAAATCAGCCTGGCCGACATGGACCCTGAAGATATTCGA GCGGAGTTAAAACGGCTCTACACTCAGCTTCAGGTCTACAAAACCAGAATTATGAGGAAGGACAATCCCCATATTTCTAAACGCCGGGGCGGCAGGAAGCAAACTCACAGGAGGTTCTCCATACAACCGTTTCACCTTAAGAGTCGGCACGAGCGCAACTGTCCGGTCGAACACGAGCATGAGATCTCCAAGACACCGGAAGAGTCTACTAATAGCGCAGAAATGTCAATATTTGAACCTGGGATTAAAGAGGAAAATCTAGAGAAAGAAAAGGACAATAAAAAGGAACACTGCACAGTGACATTTAAAATGAGATAA